The Flavobacterium faecale genome has a segment encoding these proteins:
- a CDS encoding transcriptional regulator produces MYAVITGDIIESQQTATTVWMPILKEVLSQFGSNPKDWEIFRGDSFQIICPPEQALLCAMIIKSYLKSHEIQVRMAIGIGTIDYRTDKVTDSNGSAFVHSGTRFDNLKKQTLALQTPWEELNSPLSIMLDLAAITLDKWTAKTAEVICFKLQNPSLSQKEIAENLDKKRQGNVSEALKRGGFDELQQLLDYYHKQVTMLC; encoded by the coding sequence ATGTACGCAGTAATCACAGGAGATATCATTGAATCACAACAAACAGCGACTACTGTTTGGATGCCTATTTTGAAAGAAGTACTCAGTCAATTTGGCTCAAATCCAAAAGATTGGGAAATTTTTCGTGGTGATAGTTTTCAGATTATATGTCCGCCAGAGCAGGCATTATTGTGTGCTATGATCATTAAATCCTATTTAAAAAGTCATGAAATTCAAGTTCGAATGGCGATAGGAATTGGAACCATTGATTATAGAACGGATAAGGTAACAGACTCCAATGGATCTGCCTTTGTACACTCAGGCACCCGCTTTGACAACCTCAAAAAACAAACCTTAGCCTTACAAACTCCTTGGGAAGAATTGAATAGTCCGTTATCGATAATGCTTGATTTGGCCGCAATAACGTTAGACAAATGGACCGCCAAAACTGCGGAAGTAATTTGTTTTAAACTTCAAAATCCTAGTTTAAGCCAAAAGGAGATTGCAGAAAATTTAGATAAAAAAAGACAAGGAAACGTTAGTGAAGCCCTGAAAAGAGGTGGATTTGATGAACTACAACAATTACTAGATTACTATCACAAACAAGTAACAATGCTATGTTAG
- a CDS encoding DUF3307 domain-containing protein encodes MLDLLLPLLLAHLIGDFLLQPDHWVKAKSIAHKRVKYLSYHVGVHAILLLVALQFQLHYWMGILCILISHFVIDWIKIKFQNKKNQIWIFFADQLAHLVVLFLIALCYVPFEWDLRAIANPKTALFCIAFLLQTQVSAIVMRVLLSKWKMKDDNPNQAGKYIGMLERLFIFGFVVMNFWEGIGFLLAAKSIFRFGDLNNAKDRTLTEYVLIGTLLSFGLAMLIAKGYLVLLLQMV; translated from the coding sequence ATGTTAGATCTTTTACTCCCTTTGCTATTAGCACATCTTATCGGTGATTTTTTATTACAACCTGATCATTGGGTCAAAGCAAAATCTATTGCTCATAAGCGGGTCAAATACCTCAGCTATCATGTTGGTGTACATGCTATTTTATTGTTGGTTGCTTTGCAATTTCAGCTACATTATTGGATGGGTATTCTTTGCATTTTGATCAGTCACTTTGTAATTGATTGGATAAAAATTAAATTCCAAAATAAAAAAAATCAAATTTGGATCTTTTTTGCAGACCAGCTGGCCCATCTAGTCGTTCTTTTCTTGATTGCTTTGTGTTATGTACCTTTCGAATGGGACTTAAGGGCAATAGCAAATCCTAAAACCGCATTATTTTGCATTGCTTTTTTACTTCAAACCCAAGTTAGCGCCATCGTGATGCGGGTGCTTTTGTCTAAATGGAAAATGAAAGACGATAACCCCAACCAAGCCGGAAAATATATTGGAATGCTAGAACGCTTGTTCATCTTTGGTTTTGTTGTTATGAATTTCTGGGAAGGGATTGGTTTTTTATTAGCAGCAAAATCAATCTTTAGATTTGGAGATCTAAACAACGCCAAAGATCGCACCCTAACCGAATACGTTTTGATCGGAACTTTATTAAGTTTTGGCTTAGCAATGCTTATTGCAAAAGGGTACTTAGTATTATTGCTGCAAATGGTTTAA
- a CDS encoding efflux transporter outer membrane subunit: MKNNLYKIGVLAVSATLMQSCFVAKDYQRPDVKTENLYRTETPSTDSLSLANLSWDKMFTDPLLQGYIKKGLENNLDVRIAMQTLAAAEASMLQGKAGYFPTLNVTTNWTHQELSRNTQIGAIVKNPTTDQYQLVGNLSWEADIWGKIRSNKRGTQASYLQSQAANQAIKTQLIASIASTYYQLLAVDEQIKIAENTLVNRTQSIETILALKKAGNVTEVGVKQTEAQKYATELIIADLKNNSILLENTLSILMGKGANKIERSNFAAYPLQADINVGVASGLLRNRPDVIAAEYNLITNFEMTNVAKSSFYPALTVTASSGLQSIDIQKLFSTNSIFASIITGLTQPVFNQRQIRTKYEIAKANQEKAYLQFEQSLLTAGKEVSDALAQYKNESYKITVREKQVAALTKASSYSEELLTYGLANYLEVLTAKNDALNAQLTLADNRYQQYKSVIQLYRALGGGWQ; encoded by the coding sequence ATGAAAAATAACCTATATAAAATCGGGGTATTAGCAGTATCTGCTACACTGATGCAATCTTGTTTTGTTGCAAAAGATTATCAACGACCGGATGTAAAAACAGAAAATTTATACCGCACAGAGACACCAAGTACAGATTCGCTATCCTTAGCGAATCTTAGTTGGGACAAAATGTTTACCGATCCTTTGTTGCAAGGGTATATTAAAAAAGGTTTAGAAAACAATCTTGATGTGCGTATTGCAATGCAAACATTGGCTGCGGCAGAGGCTAGCATGCTACAAGGAAAAGCAGGCTACTTCCCTACTTTAAATGTCACTACCAACTGGACACATCAAGAGTTATCAAGAAACACTCAAATTGGTGCCATTGTAAAAAACCCTACTACAGATCAATATCAATTGGTAGGAAATCTAAGTTGGGAAGCTGATATTTGGGGAAAAATTAGAAGTAATAAAAGAGGAACTCAGGCTTCATATTTGCAAAGCCAAGCAGCTAACCAAGCGATCAAAACGCAGCTTATTGCTTCTATTGCCAGTACCTATTACCAATTACTAGCTGTTGATGAGCAAATCAAAATTGCCGAGAATACCTTGGTGAATAGAACGCAGAGCATTGAAACGATTCTTGCCTTGAAAAAAGCTGGAAACGTAACTGAAGTTGGTGTAAAACAAACGGAAGCTCAAAAATATGCTACAGAATTAATTATTGCAGATCTAAAAAACAACAGTATTCTTTTAGAAAACACACTTAGTATTTTGATGGGCAAAGGAGCAAATAAAATTGAGCGTTCAAATTTTGCTGCTTATCCATTGCAAGCAGATATTAATGTTGGGGTTGCGTCTGGCTTATTACGCAACAGACCTGATGTTATCGCTGCTGAATACAATTTGATTACAAATTTTGAAATGACGAATGTTGCCAAAAGCAGTTTTTATCCTGCTTTGACCGTGACCGCAAGCTCCGGACTGCAAAGTATTGATATTCAGAAATTGTTTTCTACCAACTCTATCTTTGCTTCTATTATTACTGGATTAACGCAACCTGTTTTTAATCAAAGACAAATAAGAACGAAATATGAAATTGCAAAAGCAAATCAAGAGAAGGCCTATTTGCAATTTGAGCAGTCGTTATTAACAGCAGGAAAAGAAGTATCTGATGCCTTGGCGCAATACAAAAACGAGTCGTACAAGATAACTGTTCGCGAAAAGCAAGTGGCTGCCTTAACCAAAGCTTCTAGCTACTCTGAAGAATTGTTAACCTACGGATTAGCAAATTATCTTGAGGTTTTAACAGCCAAAAATGATGCGCTAAATGCTCAACTGACGCTTGCAGATAATAGATACCAACAATATAAATCGGTAATTCAATTGTACAGAGCCTTAGGTGGTGGATGGCAATAA
- a CDS encoding efflux RND transporter permease subunit codes for MFSKFIERPVLSTVVSIIIVILGALGLTSLPVSQYPEIAPPTVTVAASYQGASAEVVMNSVVIPLEEQINGVEDMTYMTSTSNNDGSASISIYFKLGTNPDLAAVNVQNRVSRATPLLPQEVTKAGVTTSKRQSDNILIFSLYSENPDYDMTFLQNYANINILPKIKRVAGVGDASIFGQKDYSMRIWLKPDVMGAYGLVPSDITALLAEQNIEAAPGQLGEDSDQSFQYTLKYKGRLQDTKEFEEIVVRSTENGEVLKLGDVAKIELGAVNYASNTLTNGHQSVAIAIAQTAGSNAQEVIEGSLAVLEKSMVNFPKGVKYTTLINANDFLEESITKVIHTLIEAFILVFIVVFVFLQDWRSTLIPAISVPVAIIGTFFFLSIFGFTINLLTLFALVLAVGIVVDDAIVVVEAVHAKMEAGEHDPRKATHSAMGDISSAIISITLVMSAVFIPVSFISGSAGVFYKQFGLTLAIAIVLSAINALTLSPALCAIFLKSHGEKKNDGFLARFYTAFNTGFDTTTAKYKRSVEFLVKRKWLAFLGIAVFAGIFVLLLNITPKAFVPGEDTGAILSDVSLPPGTSLANTEKVLLEIENKIKDIPEIKEVLRVSGRSLISGTGSNYGMVIVKLKTWAERKEANQEISAIVGELFKRASAVKNAKVLFFARPTLVGFGFTNGFEVQLQDQKGGTIQELSDVNNKFLAALNSRPEIKYAATSFSPNYPQYRIDLNVAAIKKANLTVTDVLGTMQGYYGGVYASNFNKFGKQFRVVYQSEPQFRRDPESLNQVMVRNSKGQMAPISQFLKLEKTFGPQAIDRFNLFTSVKVTGAPKDGYSTGDAIKAVQEVASQSLPIGYGYEFSGMTREEISAGGQTLYIFILCLVFVYFLLAAQYESYILPFAVLLSLPIGLAGAYIFAFFFNISNNIYLQITLIMLIGLLAKNAILIVEFAADARRKGLSISQAAITGSVARLRPILMTSFAFILGLLPLMLAQGAGAVGNQAIGTGAIGGMLIGTLLGVFVVPILFIVFQGLQERISTKPLPVPQGADVQFYDTENEK; via the coding sequence ATGTTTTCAAAATTTATTGAAAGGCCCGTACTGTCAACGGTAGTTTCTATTATCATTGTCATACTAGGAGCATTAGGATTAACGTCATTGCCCGTTTCCCAATACCCAGAAATTGCTCCACCTACCGTAACGGTGGCAGCTAGTTACCAAGGTGCAAGTGCCGAGGTAGTAATGAACTCGGTTGTAATACCGCTAGAAGAACAAATTAATGGTGTAGAAGACATGACATACATGACCTCTACCTCCAACAATGATGGTTCGGCATCGATTAGCATCTACTTTAAATTAGGTACAAATCCTGATTTGGCTGCTGTAAACGTTCAAAACCGTGTATCTCGTGCAACACCTTTGCTTCCGCAAGAGGTTACAAAAGCAGGGGTTACCACATCAAAAAGACAAAGTGATAATATCTTGATCTTTTCATTATACAGTGAAAATCCAGATTATGACATGACTTTTCTTCAAAATTATGCTAATATCAACATTTTACCTAAGATTAAAAGGGTAGCTGGTGTGGGTGATGCGTCAATATTTGGACAAAAAGATTACTCCATGCGTATTTGGCTTAAGCCTGATGTAATGGGTGCGTATGGACTCGTTCCATCTGATATTACTGCTTTACTAGCAGAACAAAATATTGAAGCGGCTCCAGGACAATTGGGAGAAGATAGTGATCAATCGTTTCAGTATACGTTAAAATACAAAGGTCGTTTGCAAGACACCAAAGAATTTGAAGAAATCGTGGTTCGTTCTACCGAAAACGGTGAGGTTTTAAAATTAGGAGATGTTGCGAAGATCGAATTGGGAGCTGTGAATTATGCTAGTAATACGTTAACAAATGGTCATCAATCGGTAGCGATTGCAATTGCTCAAACAGCAGGATCAAATGCACAAGAAGTGATTGAAGGATCATTGGCTGTACTGGAAAAATCAATGGTTAATTTCCCGAAAGGAGTTAAATATACTACCTTGATTAACGCTAATGATTTCTTGGAAGAGTCGATTACCAAAGTAATTCATACGTTAATCGAAGCCTTTATTTTGGTATTTATTGTGGTATTCGTCTTTTTGCAAGACTGGAGATCTACATTAATTCCAGCTATATCAGTTCCGGTTGCCATTATTGGTACCTTCTTTTTCTTAAGCATTTTTGGTTTTACCATTAACTTATTGACTTTGTTTGCCTTGGTACTCGCCGTCGGAATTGTAGTCGATGATGCCATTGTGGTTGTTGAAGCTGTGCATGCCAAGATGGAAGCTGGTGAACACGATCCAAGGAAAGCTACGCATAGCGCGATGGGTGACATTAGTAGTGCCATCATATCAATTACTTTAGTGATGTCTGCCGTATTTATTCCGGTTTCATTTATTAGCGGTTCGGCAGGTGTATTCTACAAACAATTTGGTTTAACATTGGCTATTGCAATTGTACTTTCGGCAATTAATGCATTGACATTATCACCTGCTTTGTGTGCTATTTTCTTGAAAAGCCATGGAGAAAAGAAAAATGATGGATTCTTAGCTCGTTTCTATACCGCATTTAATACTGGATTTGATACTACGACTGCCAAATACAAACGCTCGGTTGAGTTTTTGGTAAAAAGAAAATGGTTGGCATTTTTAGGAATCGCTGTTTTTGCAGGAATTTTTGTTTTATTGCTTAATATTACTCCAAAAGCTTTTGTACCGGGTGAAGATACGGGTGCTATTTTATCTGATGTAAGCTTACCTCCTGGAACTTCATTAGCCAATACTGAAAAAGTATTATTAGAGATCGAAAATAAAATTAAAGACATTCCTGAAATAAAAGAAGTATTGCGTGTTTCTGGTCGTAGTTTGATTAGTGGTACAGGTAGTAACTACGGAATGGTTATCGTGAAATTGAAAACATGGGCTGAACGTAAAGAAGCAAATCAAGAAATATCAGCCATTGTTGGCGAATTATTTAAACGTGCTTCAGCTGTTAAAAATGCCAAAGTGTTATTTTTTGCACGTCCTACCTTAGTTGGTTTTGGATTTACGAATGGTTTTGAAGTGCAATTGCAAGATCAAAAAGGGGGAACCATTCAAGAATTGAGTGATGTGAACAACAAATTTTTGGCTGCGCTGAATAGTCGTCCAGAAATTAAATATGCCGCAACTTCTTTCTCTCCAAATTACCCACAATATAGAATTGACTTGAATGTTGCTGCAATCAAAAAAGCAAATCTTACGGTTACGGATGTATTAGGTACAATGCAAGGATATTATGGTGGAGTTTATGCCTCTAACTTTAATAAATTCGGAAAACAATTTAGAGTTGTTTACCAATCTGAACCACAATTTAGACGTGATCCAGAATCATTAAATCAAGTTATGGTTCGAAATTCAAAAGGGCAAATGGCTCCTATTTCACAGTTTTTAAAACTTGAAAAAACATTTGGTCCTCAAGCGATTGATCGTTTCAACTTATTTACTTCGGTAAAAGTAACTGGAGCGCCAAAAGATGGATACAGTACCGGAGACGCAATTAAGGCTGTGCAAGAAGTAGCTAGTCAAAGTTTACCAATTGGTTACGGATATGAGTTCTCGGGTATGACACGTGAGGAGATAAGTGCTGGAGGTCAAACATTATACATATTTATTTTATGTCTTGTGTTTGTTTACTTTTTGCTTGCTGCTCAATATGAAAGTTACATCTTACCATTCGCAGTATTACTTTCTTTACCAATTGGATTAGCTGGAGCTTATATTTTTGCTTTCTTCTTTAATATCAGTAACAATATTTATTTGCAAATTACGCTCATCATGCTGATTGGTTTGCTGGCCAAGAATGCGATTTTAATTGTTGAATTTGCGGCAGATGCTCGCCGAAAAGGATTGAGCATTAGTCAAGCGGCTATCACAGGATCTGTTGCGCGTTTGCGTCCGATTTTGATGACTTCGTTTGCTTTCATCTTGGGATTACTTCCGTTGATGTTGGCACAAGGAGCAGGTGCTGTAGGAAATCAAGCAATTGGTACAGGTGCAATCGGAGGAATGTTAATAGGTACTCTTTTGGGAGTATTTGTAGTGCCAATTTTATTTATTGTTTTCCAAGGATTACAAGAACGCATTTCAACAAAACCATTACCAGTACCACAAGGAGCAGATGTTCAATTTTATGACACAGAAAATGAAAAATAA
- a CDS encoding efflux RND transporter periplasmic adaptor subunit, whose product MKKISLTIVSLVLLVACGKKNEEQAAPPVMPYKVVQVAPSSTTLLAEYPTTLEGVTDIDIRAKVDGYIEEIYVQEGQEVRAGQVLFKLETQTADQDAAAAKAKVTAAQVEVNRLKPLVDRNIISDVQLETAKANLAGAKSTYQGIIAKINYASIKSPVNGIVGTLPLRIGSYVSSQTAEPLTRISDISTIYAYFSVNEKQQLDIMMNGEGKSFQDKISKLPNVNLLLSNGSPYDQKGKIETFSGQANSSTGSFNVRARFPNPNRLLRSGGSGTIQIPTDLQDVILIPQNATLELQDKRIVLVTDKENKVKAIPVEVRPVPGGRYFVVDKGLNVGDKILVEGVGIVAEGTLIKPELVDNSTIMKEQESK is encoded by the coding sequence ATGAAGAAAATTTCCTTAACCATTGTAAGTTTAGTTCTGCTAGTAGCCTGCGGAAAGAAAAACGAAGAACAGGCCGCGCCTCCCGTTATGCCTTACAAGGTTGTGCAAGTTGCGCCTTCAAGCACTACGCTATTGGCCGAATATCCTACCACACTTGAAGGAGTTACAGATATCGATATCCGTGCAAAAGTTGACGGATATATTGAGGAAATATATGTTCAAGAAGGCCAAGAAGTACGCGCTGGCCAAGTTTTGTTTAAATTAGAAACACAAACTGCTGATCAAGATGCTGCCGCGGCCAAAGCAAAAGTAACTGCTGCACAAGTAGAAGTGAATCGATTAAAACCTCTTGTCGACCGTAACATTATTAGTGATGTACAGTTAGAAACTGCCAAAGCCAATTTGGCTGGTGCAAAAAGTACGTACCAAGGTATTATTGCTAAAATAAATTATGCGTCAATAAAAAGTCCGGTGAACGGAATTGTTGGAACGTTACCGCTAAGAATTGGAAGTTACGTAAGTAGCCAAACTGCTGAACCATTGACTAGAATATCAGATATCAGTACCATTTATGCTTACTTCTCCGTAAATGAAAAGCAACAACTAGACATCATGATGAATGGTGAAGGGAAATCTTTTCAGGATAAAATTTCGAAACTACCAAATGTGAACTTGCTTTTGAGTAACGGATCACCTTATGATCAAAAAGGAAAGATTGAAACCTTTAGTGGTCAAGCGAACTCTTCTACAGGATCGTTTAATGTGCGTGCTCGTTTTCCAAATCCAAATCGCTTATTGCGTTCTGGAGGAAGTGGAACAATCCAAATCCCAACAGATTTGCAAGATGTGATTTTAATCCCGCAAAATGCTACTTTGGAATTGCAAGACAAACGAATTGTTTTGGTTACCGACAAAGAAAACAAAGTAAAAGCCATTCCGGTTGAAGTACGTCCAGTACCAGGAGGTCGTTATTTTGTAGTTGATAAAGGACTTAATGTAGGAGATAAAATCCTTGTTGAAGGTGTTGGAATCGTAGCCGAAGGAACATTGATCAAACCAGAATTGGTTGATAATTCTACGATAATGAAAGAACAAGAAAGTAAATAA
- a CDS encoding GbsR/MarR family transcriptional regulator has protein sequence MEIEKERAEIIELFGVHFAKLYNIPPLASRILGTLIVDGCKSGITFEELVEKMGASKSSISTNLNLLLKMDKATYFTICGDRKKYFRAADLSDRLSNYLKLIDSEMEIITRMIGYRQETVSCPEEKSNLENVKAYRLHVMELEKLFTKTINEFKQIENSNKNH, from the coding sequence ATGGAAATCGAAAAAGAAAGAGCAGAAATTATTGAACTTTTTGGAGTTCATTTTGCCAAACTTTATAACATTCCACCTTTAGCTTCTCGGATTTTGGGAACATTAATAGTGGACGGTTGCAAGAGCGGAATCACATTTGAGGAATTAGTCGAAAAGATGGGTGCTAGTAAAAGCTCTATTTCGACCAACTTAAATCTTCTTTTAAAAATGGACAAAGCAACCTACTTTACCATTTGTGGAGATCGAAAAAAATATTTTCGAGCAGCTGATTTAAGTGACAGATTATCGAATTATTTAAAATTAATTGATTCAGAAATGGAAATTATAACACGAATGATTGGTTACCGCCAAGAAACCGTTTCCTGTCCTGAAGAAAAATCCAACCTTGAGAATGTCAAGGCATATCGGCTGCACGTTATGGAGCTTGAAAAGTTGTTTACCAAAACAATAAATGAATTTAAACAAATAGAAAACAGTAATAAAAACCATTAA
- a CDS encoding HD domain-containing protein has product MTKINKLKIFNDPIYGFISIPNELIYDLIQHPYFQRLRRITQMGLSYLVYPGAHHTRFHHALGCMHLMQKAVDVLRFKGVEISSEEENALYIAILLHDIGHGPFSHTMEKTIVEDVHHEQISLLFMEQLNLEFDGKLDLAIQVFKGEYNRKFMLQLISSQLDMDRMDYLKRDSFYSGVAEGNVNSERLIQMMNVVDEVLVIEEKGIYSVEKFLMSRRLMYWQAYLHKTSLAAELILTKVLKRAKELTSKGVLLPSSMPLGYFMKNKIDFDSFDASNLELFSQLDDFDIMSALKAWQYNEDYILSTLSKMIINRDLPKIKLSSEKPATDALDDFKERFAKENNLSLLDTNYFIFKGKIKNQAYSKEAEPIHILKKDRSVEDVFESADQLNLKSLSKLVTKYYICFPKQLEQIKI; this is encoded by the coding sequence GTGACTAAAATCAACAAACTAAAAATATTTAATGACCCGATTTATGGGTTTATTTCGATACCAAATGAATTAATCTATGATTTAATTCAGCATCCGTATTTTCAGCGTTTACGTCGCATTACACAGATGGGATTGTCTTACCTAGTTTATCCAGGTGCACATCATACGCGTTTTCATCACGCACTTGGATGTATGCACTTGATGCAAAAAGCAGTGGATGTGCTACGTTTTAAAGGAGTTGAGATTTCGTCAGAAGAAGAAAACGCCTTATATATTGCGATTTTATTGCATGATATTGGGCATGGTCCGTTTTCGCATACGATGGAGAAAACTATCGTTGAGGATGTACATCATGAACAAATTTCGCTACTCTTTATGGAGCAATTAAATTTGGAATTTGATGGTAAGCTCGATTTGGCTATTCAAGTTTTTAAAGGAGAATACAATCGAAAATTCATGTTACAATTGATATCAAGTCAGCTAGATATGGATCGAATGGATTATTTAAAACGTGATAGTTTTTATTCTGGAGTTGCAGAAGGGAATGTAAATTCTGAGCGATTAATACAGATGATGAATGTTGTTGACGAAGTATTAGTTATTGAAGAAAAAGGAATTTATTCCGTTGAAAAATTCTTAATGTCAAGACGATTGATGTACTGGCAAGCTTATTTACACAAAACTAGTTTGGCGGCAGAATTGATTTTGACAAAAGTTTTAAAGCGTGCCAAAGAGCTAACAAGTAAAGGAGTACTATTGCCTTCGAGTATGCCTTTGGGTTATTTTATGAAGAATAAAATAGATTTTGACTCTTTTGATGCTTCAAACTTGGAGCTTTTTTCACAATTAGATGATTTTGATATCATGAGCGCCTTGAAAGCATGGCAGTATAACGAGGATTATATATTGTCTACTCTGAGCAAAATGATTATAAATCGTGACCTTCCAAAAATTAAGTTGTCTAGTGAAAAGCCTGCTACAGATGCATTAGACGATTTTAAAGAGCGATTTGCCAAAGAAAACAACTTGAGTTTATTAGATACGAATTATTTCATATTCAAAGGAAAAATAAAAAACCAAGCCTACAGTAAGGAAGCAGAACCGATTCATATTTTGAAAAAAGATCGCTCTGTAGAAGATGTTTTTGAATCAGCAGATCAACTGAACTTAAAATCATTATCCAAGTTAGTTACTAAATATTACATCTGTTTCCCAAAACAACTCGAACAAATAAAGATTTAA
- the lpxD gene encoding UDP-3-O-(3-hydroxymyristoyl)glucosamine N-acyltransferase — protein MKFTAEQIAGILEGEVVGNPNAEVHELSKIEDGQEGSLTFLANPKYNNFIYSTKATITIVNKTFVPEGDLNTTMIKVDDAYLSFTKLLEFYDSVKNLKNGIEQPSVISEGTVYGENFYLGSFSYLGTNITIGDNVKIYPNCYVGDNVKIGDNVTLYSGAKIYSESQIGNQCKIHSGTIIGSDGFGFAPNADGSYKKIPQIGNVIIEDDVEIGSCTTIDRATMGSTIIRKGVKLDNQIQVAHNVEIGENTVIAAQTGIAGSTKIGKNCMIGGQVGFAGHLTIGDNVRIQAQAGVGRNIKSNEVLQGSPSFGYNDFSKSYVHFRNLPKIITEIEELKKQILNTKNGNNG, from the coding sequence ATGAAATTTACAGCAGAACAAATAGCGGGGATTTTAGAAGGCGAAGTAGTTGGTAATCCCAATGCTGAAGTTCATGAATTGTCTAAAATTGAAGATGGGCAAGAGGGTTCATTGACTTTTTTGGCCAATCCTAAATACAATAATTTTATATATAGTACCAAAGCAACGATCACCATTGTCAACAAAACATTTGTTCCCGAAGGTGATTTGAATACTACAATGATCAAGGTTGATGATGCTTACCTGTCATTTACCAAATTATTAGAATTTTATGACTCCGTAAAAAACCTAAAAAACGGAATAGAACAACCGTCAGTAATTTCGGAAGGAACTGTGTACGGTGAAAATTTTTATTTAGGAAGTTTTAGTTACCTTGGTACCAACATTACGATAGGTGATAATGTAAAGATTTATCCTAATTGTTATGTGGGCGATAATGTAAAAATTGGAGACAATGTAACCTTATATTCGGGAGCCAAAATTTATTCAGAGTCACAAATTGGTAATCAGTGTAAAATTCATTCAGGGACAATAATTGGATCTGATGGTTTTGGTTTTGCACCAAATGCTGATGGATCGTATAAGAAAATCCCACAAATAGGAAACGTAATCATAGAAGATGATGTCGAAATTGGATCTTGTACAACAATAGATAGAGCAACAATGGGTTCGACTATTATTCGAAAAGGGGTCAAATTAGACAATCAAATACAAGTTGCTCACAATGTCGAAATAGGAGAGAATACAGTTATTGCAGCTCAAACCGGTATTGCAGGTTCGACCAAAATTGGTAAAAACTGCATGATAGGTGGTCAAGTTGGCTTTGCTGGTCATTTGACAATTGGTGATAATGTTCGTATTCAGGCGCAAGCAGGGGTAGGGCGAAATATTAAGAGTAATGAGGTTTTGCAGGGAAGTCCATCTTTTGGGTATAATGATTTTAGTAAATCATATGTGCACTTTAGAAACTTACCAAAGATAATTACAGAGATTGAAGAGTTAAAGAAACAAATACTAAACACAAAAAACGGAAACAATGGTTAA